The Winogradskyella schleiferi genome contains the following window.
CTTATTAAAGACTTCTGGATCAATAAAATCATCATCCACACGACGGTAAATTACATCCACACGCTTCAGACCATTGGTCGTAATCATGTAAACCATATCATTTTTAACAATTAAATCGCGTCCTTCCACCAACTCTGCTCCCATTTGTTGTGCTAAATAGGAATGCTCAAAATAAGCCGAATTATAAATTCCTGGTGTCATAACTGCAACAGTCGGTTTATCAATATCAACTAGCGATTCTAAAGTATCCCTTAAAGTATGGGTGTAATTATAAACTGGTTTTACATCGAGTTTTTCGAATAACTCAGGAAATGTTCGTTTTAAAATTTCTCGATTTTCTAACATATACGAGACACCTGAAGGACATCTTAAATTATCCTCAAGCACATAATACATGCCATCTCCACCTTTGATTAAATCAGAACCTGTAATATGGCACCAAATATCCTTTGGTGGTTTAAAACCGACTAATTCCTTTAAATAGGAAACACTAGACAGAATCATTTCTTTAGGAATAATTTTATCCTTAAACACATTTTGGTCATTATATATATCCTGAATGAAAAGGTTGAGCGCTTTAATGCGTTGCTGTAGTCCTTTTTCAAGGTGATTCCATTCGTTATTAGCTATAATTCTGGGTATGATGTCTAAATGAAGTATCCGCTCTATGCCTTGGTTGTCACTATACACATTAAAAGTCATTCCAAATGAGAGCTGTGCTCTGTCCGTGGCATGTTGAAGTGTGTTTAATTTTTTCTGACTCATATTCTGCAGCCGTTCTGCAAATAATTGATAATTAGGTCTTATATTATTGTTTTCATCAAACATTTCGTCGTAAAAGCCCTTGGTATCATAAGCTGAGAAATCTAATTTTGGCATAAGCGGTTTTTATAAGTTTTACAATTAATAGTGTTTTTTAGAAAGTTATAAACCCAATAGTTTGAGGTGAGTTTGAAATCTAAAAAATGAAATAAATTCAGTGTTAATAAAATAAAGGATACTAATGGATGGTGTCATTGTATTTCAACAAAGTACAAAAAATATTGCTCAAATACTAATAATAACGTGTACTTTACGATTCCTATAATTTATGGGAATAAAAATATTAAAATAGAAAAACGGTTATGGGAAAATTACCATATTCTAAAAAAACTTATAACTTTATTACAAGTTTAACTGGGGTTTTATATCCCACGATTTCAATTTTAATTCAGGTTATTTATAGTTTTAAAAACTTGTAAAATCATGTAAAAACATAAGTTGGAACATTATATCGTTTTCAATATTTCATTTAAAGTCATTAACTTGCTGTTCAAGTAAATTAAGTGATAAACTTCAATACTATATGAGTAAGTTTAAAAATACATATTCAAGAAGAGAATTTACCAAACTTTCTGCCATGGGATTGGCGGCAATGCCTTTATTCAAATTTCAAAATGCATTGGACAAAACAATTTTGTTTCCTGAGGACCAACTCGAAGTACATCTGTTTTCGAAACATCTTCAGTTTTTGGACTATAATGCCATGTCCGAAGCAGCTGCAGAAATGGGTTTCGATGGACTGGATTTGACCGTTAGGCGAAAAGGCCATGTGTTACCAAAAAATGTCAAGACGGATTTACCAAAAGCTGTAAAAGCTATAAAAAATCATGGTCTTAAAACGAGCATGATGTCCACCAATGTTTGGGATATAAACGATAACGTTAACAGAACCGTATTGGCAATCGCCAGCCAGTTAGGCTTTACACATTACCGCACGGATTGGTTAAAATATCCTGATGACCGGTCCATTCAGGAAAGTCAGTTAAAGTTTGGAGCTCAAGCCTACGATTTAGAAAAATTGAATGAAGAATTAGGATTAATTGGTGGTTATCAAAATCATTCAGGAAAACATGTTGGTGCACCTGTTTGGGATTTGCTTCCCATTTTGGAAACTACCAATGGTAAACATATGGGTTGTCAATATGATATCAGACATGCCGTTGTTGAAGGTGCTGGCAGTTGGGAACTGGGTTTACAACGCATTAGACCTTATATTAATTCTATAGTTATCAAGGATTTTAAATGGGATTATAAAGACGGTAAATGGCAAATTGAAAACGTACCTCTTGGCGAAGGTATGGTAGATTTTAAGCGCTATTTTTCAATACTCAAATCCTATAAAATTAATGTGCCTGTGTCATTACACTTAGAGTATGATTTAGGAGGTGCCGAAAAGGGGCTTTCAAAATTAACAATGGACAAAGAAGCTGTTTTCAACTCTATGAAACAAGATTTAAACTATCTAAGGGAAACTTGGAAAAACGCGGAATAATAATGAGACTATGATCTATACCATCATCGATGTAGAAACCACAGGACAAGGAAATCGCATGACCGAGATTTCCATCTTTAAATATGATGGTACAACGGTCATTGACGAGTTTACATCGCTCATTAATCCAGAAAGTTATATTCCTACCCATATCACGGCACTCACAGGAATTGATAACGGTATGGTTGCAGATGCACCGATCTTTGAA
Protein-coding sequences here:
- a CDS encoding circularly permuted type 2 ATP-grasp protein: MPKLDFSAYDTKGFYDEMFDENNNIRPNYQLFAERLQNMSQKKLNTLQHATDRAQLSFGMTFNVYSDNQGIERILHLDIIPRIIANNEWNHLEKGLQQRIKALNLFIQDIYNDQNVFKDKIIPKEMILSSVSYLKELVGFKPPKDIWCHITGSDLIKGGDGMYYVLEDNLRCPSGVSYMLENREILKRTFPELFEKLDVKPVYNYTHTLRDTLESLVDIDKPTVAVMTPGIYNSAYFEHSYLAQQMGAELVEGRDLIVKNDMVYMITTNGLKRVDVIYRRVDDDFIDPEVFNKKSLLGTPGLFRAYLKGNVVLVNAPGTGVVDDKAVYAYIPRIIKYYMGEDMILPNVKTYICDEKDDCKYVIENIHNLVVKQTDASGGYGMLIGPKSTKKEQEEFIAKIKNKPRNYIAQPMINLSRVPTIADNTIEGRHVDLRPYALYGEDIKIIPGALTRVALKKGSIVVNSSQGGGSKDTWVLNS
- a CDS encoding sugar phosphate isomerase/epimerase family protein; translated protein: MSKFKNTYSRREFTKLSAMGLAAMPLFKFQNALDKTILFPEDQLEVHLFSKHLQFLDYNAMSEAAAEMGFDGLDLTVRRKGHVLPKNVKTDLPKAVKAIKNHGLKTSMMSTNVWDINDNVNRTVLAIASQLGFTHYRTDWLKYPDDRSIQESQLKFGAQAYDLEKLNEELGLIGGYQNHSGKHVGAPVWDLLPILETTNGKHMGCQYDIRHAVVEGAGSWELGLQRIRPYINSIVIKDFKWDYKDGKWQIENVPLGEGMVDFKRYFSILKSYKINVPVSLHLEYDLGGAEKGLSKLTMDKEAVFNSMKQDLNYLRETWKNAE